The DNA sequence TCCCTTCCCATGCCATGTACCATGCCACCGGCCGGCAAAGTTTTAGCCCATGCCGGACGTAGACCATTTTGAGCAAATTTAACTTCTTCCCAAATTTGGTGAGCTTGAAAGAAAGTTTAGATTTGACCGAGCATGTTGAGTGTTTGTCGCATAGATTATTTTATATGCGATTACCTGACGTTCATAAAgcagttgaggaaaatcctcctctgttgaggaaaattctcccttccaaacatgtataaatatgaagtattgtatattgtttcaatcaatgcaatcttcttctttctatttcattactATCAATGCAATCTCGAAGTAGGCCGGTCTTCTTACTGGACTCCATCGAATCTCGGCTCCTTCTCCTACTGCCTCGTGGACCACGACTCCATCTCAATCGCTCCCCTCTCCGTTGCTGCTCCCGCCGTGACCACATCTGGTGTTGCCATCAGATGCGACATTTTTCCTTGGTGAAAGACGATAGCAACAGCGACATCTTCCTCCGTCGAGCTCTTATCATTGCGATGTTTTCCACGGACGTCCTCTAGGATCGTTGCATCGGCCTCCTTCGAAGCTGAACAAGGGCCACCACGCCgcgcctcttcttctccctcttctcctccctacGCCGGCGGCATTCTTTACTGCCGCCCTTCCTCTGCCTCTTCTTGCAGAAGCAGAACCGACGCCCTCTTTGCCGCAGCAGCCGTAGCAACTACAACAGCAGTGATCTGCTCTTCTCCCAATTTGTTGTCCCCTGCTCTACCTTCTTCACCTCGACAAGTAACATCCAGAACCATTTTCAAGTTCCCAATTGCAAAACTGTTGCACAGAGATCTACAGCTTTACACAATATTGATTATTATCAATATTGATCAACAACCCACAATCCATTTGCCACCATAACCCACAACCCATTTACCACCAACATCTCTTCCTCCCATATATTGATACATATCCTCCGTATGTCCTCATCATTTATTTCTGATGCTCCCATTACTGCTCTTGCAAGGAACCACAGTGCTTTCCCACATATAGgtcttatctccataaatgcagtaACCCTCATcctcttcaaattatccaaaggtgacaactacgcatcatggcgtgctcaattctctaatctactaTTTGGTTATAATCTTTTAGattatgtcgatggctctctttgTTGTCCACCGATGATGCTCAACATTCCAGGCGCACCCAGTTTAGTACCAAATCCGGACTACAAATTATGGTTATGCCAGGATCATCTCATccttcaagctattcaagcctcggtcGTTGGATCCCTCgtcccactcatttcttcatgtgacactgctgccgaagcttggtgcaagttgcaaaccaccctagCCAATCGTTCCCACACTTACATGCTTAGTCTCCTGTCCAGTCTCATGacgataaaacaagagggaagtactattgctgattatctacataatataaagattatcatcaagaacttggccttgataggtcattcctttagtgatgaagaagttattgTCCATATCTTCAATGGCttaggagacgagtacaaggaattggcagcagcaatacgCACACGTGATTCACTAGTGTCATTTAAAGAACTATATgtcaagttgactgactatgagatatatctcaagcgtgagGATAAGTTGCCAGGACTATCCATCACAACTCAAGTTAGTCAAAAATCTAAGAAGAAGAGCAACCGGTACAACAAAACAAATTAACAAAGAGTTGTCTGCCAGCTATATGACAAAGTTGGCCACTCTACAAAAGTCTGTAGaactcgacccagacttcctcctcagtcgcattggcctcaagcaaatcttacAGCTACTCCGACTACTGATCAacaaaattggattgtggactctggcgtatctcatcacatcacctctgatttacaaaacttgtccatccacaactatAGTGGAAACGAAGACATCATTATCAGTGACGGTAACAGACTCCCCATTACTTATACTGGTTCTACAAGCACTTCGTTTACactagatgatgttttgtgtgcaccccacATCAACCGAAACCTCATCTCTGTTTCTCAATTCTGCAAAAAGAATCatacatcaattgaattctttcctaactcctttcttgttaaggatttgagtacaggggcatccttggtccgaggCCAGAGTAAATACAACATTTACGAGTGGTCGTCAAATTCACAAATCACCCAACCCACTGCCTACTCTTCGGTTGCAGCTCCAACTAatgtgtggcatcgtcatcttggtcatccctcaacttTTATTCAGTAAAAATTACTTtcccgttattctcttcctatgcttacaaccaataacatcataactcattgtgatgcttgtttaagtaataaaagtcatagacttccctttggaaattccttcatatcttgctctaaaccccttgaggttatttacactgatgtttggggccctactCCAATCACTTTCTTTGACAAATTCaggttttatattattttcgtagactattttaccaaatacatatggttataccctcttcatcataaatatgaagtttcaacagtctttaccaactttcgaagatTGGTCGAAAACTTTTTTCAGTTTAAAATTAAAACTGCTTACTCTGATggcggcggtgaatatcaagccctcacatcctgcctATCTGCttatggtatacaacacctcaagtcacctccgCACACTCCTTAACTTGTCAGCTCTGTTAAACGCAAACATTgatatatagttgaaactggtctcacactcctacaccaagcctctatgccaccaactttttggacAATAGCATTTCAAGCTGtcgtctacctcattaatcgtatgctcactcctgtCCTTGAGTacaagtcaccatttgaaaaattatttcacaaatccccaaaccttcaaaaactcaaagtgtttGGATATTTATGTTATCTATGGCTtcgtccctatgcctcacataagttaacatcaaaatctaaaccttgcATTTTCATTGGATATTCCCTTGACCATAATACCTTTCGATGCTATAAACCCCAATCTCGAAAAGTCTTTACGtcccgtcatgttatttttgtagagacTACATTTCCGTTTCACAACCCTAAGTCTCCTACTGTGTAacctactccatcacatatacatcactggagtacgccatcaatcccgtcaaccgagtctcccataatatcatccAATCCTTCTCATCAGGATCcacactctctccttctcctagtgcaacagctcctcaccccctctattgtgcctctcccttcttcacaaggTTCTCCTACGATTGAAGGCAATCCTTCGGAATCACAAtcactacctttatcctcttcTGGGACCAATGACACTGAAGTCTCTCAGCCTACCCTAATCTGTGCCCCTCCACCGCCCATACCTACAACATACTCTAttgcccctagacatccaatgacaatatgctccaaaagtggtgtctttaaaccacgacaaatccttgacctacataccaTCACAACATCCTCGTCAGAGACCattgaacctaccacaattactcaagcccaaaaatctccatactggcgtaaagccatgtgtgaagaatatgatgcactcctccataattctacatggacctttgtaccctctcatcccacacaaaacatcatcgggtgtaagtaggtctttcgaattaagtggaACCCAAATGGATCCATAGCCAGATATAAAGCGcgtctagtggctaaagggtttcatcaatagcctagagttgacttcacagagataTTCAGCCCTAttattaaacccacaacaatccgacttattctgagtttggccatctcaaaaggttggcatTTATGTCAACTCGACATTAACAATGCCTTTCTACATGGGACCCTAACTGACGATGTCTTCATGCAGCAACCtcttggcttcatccaccctcaatatccaaagcatgtttgtaaactacaaaaagctatttatggacttcgtcaggctccaaaagCTTGGTACATcgaacttggctcgttttttgcatcaattggcttcatcaactctaagtctaatacctccttatttcttcatcaccaaagtggcaatatattatatcttctagtatatgtggatgatattattgtcacaggcaacaatcctatagagatcaaggcattcctcaagcatttagcagatcgattctcccttaaagatctaggaatcttgagctaatttttgggagtggaagcaacatacatATCTTCcgggctcttcctatcacaacgaaagtatattcaagatcaaTTATCTAAAACGAATATGCAAGATGCAAAGGTAGTTACAACACCTTTGTCTGTTGGCGAGTcgctcaaactatgtgatggaagccctgctATAGACCCAACTCAATACCATCAAGTCCttagctccttacagtacttatctctcacccatccagatatctcatttgcagtcaataaattatcccaattcatgcatcgaccatctactatacaTTGGTCTACAGTCAAACGAATATTGCGATATCTTCATGGGACTATCAATCATGGCCTCATTTTTCATAACCACTCcccccttcatctccatgcctttgctgatgttaattgggcagggaattttgatgacagaacatccacatcggggtatattctcttccttggacctaatccaataagttggagttccaagaagcaaaagacagttacACAttttacaactgaagctgaataccgtgccattgccaccGCTGCTGcataactcaattgggtcatgaatctcctcaaggaacttggcatcaacatcaactctactcctacaatatattgtgacaatgtcggaGTCACTTATCTATACGCCAATTCggtattccactcacgcatgaaacacatcgccatcgaTTTTCATTTTATGCAAGAACAAGTTatcagacatcaactacgtgtttctcacgtacataaagCTGATCAACTATTACTTTCatcacatcggtccaagatcgacgtCATTCATagaagcaccatcttgcggggacaTAATAACAGTCAAAGATCTCCCGCGATAACAACCTCAACAACAACCAAGATTTTCCCAACTACATGATGAGATATCATAAAACTGTTAAGAAAAATCCTCCTCTGTTGAAGAAAATTATCCCttccaaatatatataaatataaagtattGTGTATTGTTTCATTTAATCAATGCAATCTTCTTCATTCTATTTTATATCTATCAAATATGTCATCCTGAGTGCTAAGAAACTGTCCCTCGGAATTGACGATAGAGATTTGCAGCAATTTTCATTTGCATCAGTTCCAAATCGAAGACTTAATCCACGACAAGACTCGTTCTTTTACGGTATTcagaaaattaaaatgaaattgATATTCTTTCTTTAGATACTAGACGTGTGcagttgatgatctttttttgTGTTCATTATTGactgagaaaaataagaaaaagttccTCTCTGTTTTGACTGCCTATCTGCTTGACACAAGAGCTATTTCCCCACAGATACAAGCTAGTGAATCCTATGGTTCATGATTTATGTAACAAAACTTTCATACCGATTAAAactttctacaaaatttgaaattgaagagaactattatacaaaaaaaaaaaactgataccGAGAAGAAATTAGTTTGGTAAGTCGTGAAAGTATTATATTTTGAAGATATTATACACCTAAAATGTATTACATCCATaaggataaaatttattcaatttgtattttttatatACATTATGGCTGAATAATATCGttacttcttttttttcatatgatatatgattttctactattaatttcagtttaaattggatgttctatttttttttctaaaatttcaaacTGCAGCGTGCTAGATGATGTTGGGATTTTACTTTATCGAATTAGCATAGATTAACACCAATGGTTTTTCTGCTACCATATGATCAAGGTTTATCAGGAAGTTTGAATCATGAGGATCTTACCCAAGTTTGAATCATTTTGAAAAATCATGAGGAGCTTCTATCATCGGAAAGAGTAAATGCAAGTAACTTGCCCAAATTAAATAGACATGAATCTTTATAGACGCAACAAGTATTAAGAGTTGTATGATACAGAAACATATTTCTCAACTGTAATAGGTCAAACAAATGTGTTTTTTTGAACATATTTGACAGAATTAGGTACTACAATTGCATTTTAATTCCATAGGCTGTTCGTGTGCCTGTTGCAAATACGTACAAAAAAATATGTCATGTATCCTTGATCGTTCTTGTAGGCAACTTTGTTGCATGCTTCACCTCGATGAAGATTGCCCTGAGCAGTAGACCTGTAGGGCTCGTTGGTGCGTCGTCGAGTACTGTTTGTTTCCCATGCTTGCATACATCGGATACGTACGAGCACCGGTGCGCATGCATCGTTGTCGTCTCATCGACTTCTGGTGGCCGCAGCAGTAGTACGTGCTGTTGAGCACATTCTTTTAGGACATGCAGATCGTACATGTACTAAATTAAACCGCCAACCCCATGGCAAGCAAGCGGTTTTGCTGCCGTCTTGCGTAAGGCCAACCTCTGCGGTCAATCCTTCGAGTCCTCCTGTTCTCGACGCATCGATTCTCTATACCATAGAGGACCGATGCAGATCTGTCGTCCTCTACGTTATGCCTTCGTTGCTTCATTTCGTTGAAGAGTGCCCCAATTAGTAGACTGTCATATGCTGCTTGGTGACGGATCCCTACGGGTTCAAAGTTCAATAACCTTGATAGTCCCACCAAACCAATCTCTCCCCGACGCAGTCCTCCACAAAATCGAGATATATATTTGAGATCATAAATCTGGCCGAAGATGGTCCTCACCAAATCAGAGAACTCGTTCAAGGTGTTGGGCAGTGGGGCTCGGGTGATCATCTTTATCACAAAAGCCACGTCGTAGAGTCCGTGAAACGTAACATACTTGGAGCAGTAGGGTTGGCAGAAGAGCTTCACGCATACCAGATAGGCGCACCGCCGCGCGTCGATGCCGTGTCGTCGGTATTGCTGGAAGTCGTGCCCGCTCTGTGTCAACAACTCGATGGAGTCGGGAGAGGAAGCATCCACATCGGGATCGAAATCCGAAAAATTGAACTGCCAACAGCACCCCGGCCATGGGGTGTTGCCGCCTTCGTCGAACAAGGCGACGCCCAGCTGGATCAGGTGCATGTTATCCACGTTGTGCTTCACGTCATTGTATCTTTCTTCTTCGGTGGCATTGCGAGGGGTGTCCCGAATGAACCCCGGGAACTCCGTATCGATTGCCACTATCGGGTAGGAGCCACGGAGACTGAGGATGAGCTCCAAGTGCTCCACAAGGTTTGCCTTCCCCACGTTGATGGCCATGGCAAGCTGCaccactctctctttctctttctccttcgcTTTCTCTTTCGCTTTCGCGCTCTCTCTTCACTAGCAGTAGTGTATGTACTTTGGGGTCACCCTCTTTGGTGTTTATATAGACGATTTCCCGACGCATAACACAGATTTCTAACATTATTCATTGTATTAAGACGATGTTATAATTATTACTTTTTCTATTCATTTTGTATTGCCTACATTGCTGGCTCCCTTTCATCACCAAAGATTGTTTGCCTAGCAATTGGTTCTACGTTCCATATTAACCTTGCTACTTCATtaattcccttcccttctctaccaAAAATATGTGTGATTCACCAACTTTCTCAGCTTATCCCTCATTTTATTCCTCACCTACCACAATGGATTAATTTTACTGCTCATCATCGTCATTAATTCTAGACCGATCAATATTAAGTTGTGCCTCCCACAATGGTTTAATTAGGGCTTTCCTATTCCACATGTATTTGACATCCATTTCCCTTCCATTCGTTCCGTGTTTTGGTTTCCTTGATGATCTTGGACAAAGGCCGCAACTTTGTCTCTCACTAGACCACATCATATTAACCCATTGCTTCAAATGCTTCCCTTCCTCGTGCAATTGCCTGCCCCTTTAACCAATTAGGGAAATACTTCTAATTCTTTGTTCACATATATtccatataattttgaaaaacatGCCATGTGGGAAAATATGATtaataattccttttttttttcttcaaacacAAAAAGCAGTTGCTAGTATTTTCAATACCCATATTGGTCGATCTATCTAAGATTAGGAGCAACGCTGCGATTAACTTTCGACAAAAGACCTTCACCCTTAGCATAGTAGGAAGATGTCAAACCTTTCAAGCTTATATATAAATCTATTGGCTGACTTGGTAGATGCAACCCCATTCTAATCATACTTCCATGCCTAAGTATCATCACTTGGAATAAGAAAGATAACATAATTGATATCAAAAATTCACTTGAATCTAAAATTGCATTGACCAATTTCTTTAACATGTTACATAAATTTGAATTTGCATGGTTGGTTGATTCCTTTTCGATTTTGCGTCGAAAGTGACAATGTTGGGTCGATAGTGACCAACTTCTTTGACATGTTACATAAAAACTCGGATATATGTGTATACACTAATCATAAATTTAAAGAAATATATACAAAACACAATAACTCACAGTCCCATTTGATATTGAGAATTACTATGGGCTCTATTCCCTTAAGCCTAACTTCAGAACAGAATAGTTTGATATACTCTGTAATCAATAACGATATGATCAAGTTGTAATTGTCAAGAAAATAATGTGCAACAATTCACTAACAGGACAATGAAAGGTATAAACATACAACAGTATAATAGAAAGGATATAATATTATTcttcggagactgtgtctggaaAGTACCATCGTTTGACACAGTATTGGAGACAGTGCCATGACGATTCCACCTGTTTCAAACTTGGCCCATTCCAACTGTTTGAAACTTGGGTCCAACTGTTCCCTAATTAGGTTGATCAAGTTGTGATTGTCAAGAAAATAATGCGATCCCGTAAGCGGGGACAACCAATCCGCCGCTTGCGGCCTCTGTTTCATGGAGAAAGCGATCGTCCGTCGTCGCCCTGAACAGCGAATGCAGGCAGATGATCACTGTCCCGATCATGATGGCTCCGAAGACGGTCGGACCGACATTGGAGAAGATGAGAGCGAAGATCGTGGCCACGGAGAGCACGCCGAGGATGGTCCCGTCGGTGATCGGGCGGCCGCAGAGGACGACCGGCCGGTCGCGGGTGAAGCAGAGGAAGAACCAGGCGGCGGTGAGGGCGATGAAGGCGAACAAGGAGGCAGGGTGCCAGAGGAGGGAGACGGCGAGGACGGAGAGGCAGAAGAGGGTGTAGTTGGTGCGGAAGTAGGCTATGTTATGGCGGAGGCGGAAGCAAGCGTCGCCGGCGCTGGCGGGGCGAGCGAGGGCGGTGACGTCGAGAAGCTGCAGCCACGGGCGCTGGGCGGAGATCAGGGCCCTGCCGTGCTCCTTAAAGCTGGAGACCAGGTCGGCGGCCCCGGCGGCGGGAGAGGACGCGTTAGGCGGCGCGGGGGCCGGAGAAGGGCGAGCCTCCGAGACGGAAGGCCGCGATGGGGGCACGGGCGCTGGATCGGGGTAGGCGGAGATGGGAACGTAGGCGGGCGGCGATGTATTGTGCATCTCGGCAGCTCCTCCAACCACGGATTCCTTCTTCTGCCACCACGGTGGCAGGAGAGAGAGGGGAGATGCAGGAAGAACCCAGAGAGAGTGGCAGATGACAAATAAGCGGCCAAATAGGCATCGTGTGGTAAACGCATTCTCGCCCGATTTGGTCGAGTCACCCCGAAAAGTTGGCCAGCTGATATGGTGTCTCTCATGCGTTAGTCGAGAAAATGCTGCTGGCATTCGGTCCCGAGGATTTTACTTTCTCATTTGTTTTTACCAAAATTGCATGTAGTCAGTTGTTTCTGTTTTTACACCtacaaatttaattatttataaaaagccattgattgtctcttttttttttttttacttaagagCCCCTATTTTCATATTTTAACTGGGTGTAGGAGTtcccttctttatttttatttgacatccATTGAATTGATTCATGTCTCATGAGTCAGTAACCCTATTTATTGGCAATTCAAATCAATTAGCTTCAATTTTCTCATTCGTTCAACACCGTAAGTGGTTTAAGTCGGTAAACCATAATAT is a window from the Musa acuminata AAA Group cultivar baxijiao chromosome BXJ2-1, Cavendish_Baxijiao_AAA, whole genome shotgun sequence genome containing:
- the LOC135597969 gene encoding probable CCR4-associated factor 1 homolog 11, which encodes MAINVGKANLVEHLELILSLRGSYPIVAIDTEFPGFIRDTPRNATEEERYNDVKHNVDNMHLIQLGVALFDEGGNTPWPGCCWQFNFSDFDPDVDASSPDSIELLTQSGHDFQQYRRHGIDARRCAYLVCVKLFCQPYCSKYVTFHGLYDVAFVIKMITRAPLPNTLNEFSDLVRTIFGQIYDLKYISRFCGGLRRGEIGLVGLSRLLNFEPVGIRHQAAYDSLLIGALFNEMKQRRHNVEDDRSASVLYGIENRCVENRRTRRIDRRGWPYARRQQNRLLAMGLAV
- the LOC135597970 gene encoding PRA1 family protein E-like gives rise to the protein MHNTSPPAYVPISAYPDPAPVPPSRPSVSEARPSPAPAPPNASSPAAGAADLVSSFKEHGRALISAQRPWLQLLDVTALARPASAGDACFRLRHNIAYFRTNYTLFCLSVLAVSLLWHPASLFAFIALTAAWFFLCFTRDRPVVLCGRPITDGTILGVLSVATIFALIFSNVGPTVFGAIMIGTVIICLHSLFRATTDDRFLHETEAASGGLVVPAYGIALFS